The proteins below come from a single Cloacibacillus sp. An23 genomic window:
- a CDS encoding UPF0758 domain-containing protein, which translates to MDFASLHSDERPREKLLRFGPESLSVAELLAVILRTGRHGEDVMALSHGLLSRMGGLEGLARATVGELMREKGLKDAKAAALAASLELGKRLAVAGAGEKKEWKNRLLSIALETKYSERETIYALFLDARDGLIDEAELSYGGMAGAYLDLPVFFRRAVRAGAYGVVLVHNHPDGSRLASRDDKRLTEHVRKALGVLGIKLKRHYIAAGGELFPVGAADGSEPYGE; encoded by the coding sequence ATGGACTTCGCCAGCCTGCACAGCGACGAGCGTCCGCGTGAGAAGCTGCTCCGGTTCGGGCCGGAGAGCCTCTCCGTCGCCGAGCTGCTCGCGGTGATACTGCGCACAGGCAGGCACGGCGAGGACGTGATGGCTCTATCGCACGGGCTGCTGTCGCGCATGGGCGGCCTTGAAGGGCTCGCGCGCGCCACGGTCGGCGAGCTGATGCGCGAAAAGGGGCTGAAAGACGCGAAAGCGGCGGCGCTCGCGGCGTCGCTCGAGCTCGGGAAAAGGCTCGCGGTCGCCGGCGCCGGCGAGAAAAAGGAATGGAAGAACCGCCTGCTGTCGATAGCCCTTGAGACGAAGTACTCCGAGCGCGAGACGATATACGCGCTCTTCCTCGACGCGCGCGACGGCCTTATAGACGAGGCGGAGCTTTCTTACGGCGGGATGGCCGGGGCTTATCTCGACCTTCCGGTGTTCTTTCGCCGCGCGGTTCGCGCCGGAGCATACGGCGTCGTGCTGGTACACAACCACCCCGACGGCTCCCGATTAGCGAGCCGCGACGACAAAAGGCTGACGGAACATGTCAGAAAGGCGCTGGGCGTGCTCGGCATAAAGCTTAAGCGCCACTATATAGCGGCGGGCGGAGAGCTTTTCCCGGTCGGCGCGGCGGACGGCTCTGAGCCGTACGGCGAATAA
- the dtd gene encoding D-aminoacyl-tRNA deacylase, with protein MKALIQRVTSSSVSVGGETIGEIGKGITVLLGVVPDDTQKDIDWLAEKIVNLRVFDDEAGKMNLSLKDVGGEALIVSQFTLCGDCRKGRRPSWAKAAPPEFANEMYEKFISAVEKEGVRTAHGKFQAYMAVDIHNDGPVTLMIDTKE; from the coding sequence ATGAAGGCGCTGATTCAGCGCGTAACTTCGTCGTCGGTATCCGTCGGCGGCGAAACGATCGGAGAAATAGGCAAGGGAATAACAGTTCTGCTCGGCGTCGTCCCGGATGATACGCAGAAGGACATAGACTGGCTAGCGGAAAAAATCGTAAATCTCCGCGTCTTCGACGACGAGGCCGGGAAGATGAATCTTTCGCTTAAGGACGTCGGAGGCGAGGCGCTGATAGTTTCGCAGTTCACGCTTTGCGGCGACTGCCGGAAAGGACGGCGTCCTTCGTGGGCCAAGGCCGCGCCGCCGGAGTTTGCGAACGAAATGTATGAGAAATTTATATCGGCTGTAGAAAAAGAGGGAGTGCGGACCGCGCACGGAAAATTCCAGGCCTACATGGCTGTGGACATCCATAACGACGGCCCAGTGACCCTTATGATAGACACCAAGGAGTGA
- a CDS encoding MBL fold metallo-hydrolase translates to MNIKRFPLGTLWTNCYLIWDDDGNGFAVDPGGPAQEVVDFVSAHGIKLDMVLLTHGHNDHIAGVEYLRGMAARGVAIHEDDAGCLEDPSKNLSTMMGELISVNKPDMLLHDGDKLTVGKMTLDVIHTPGHTPGGISVIVSDGDEKIMLSGDTLFARSIGRSDLPGGDEAALLESLKKFEGLPDCMRVFPGHGPETTIGAERAHNPFWPR, encoded by the coding sequence ATGAACATCAAAAGATTCCCGCTCGGGACGCTGTGGACGAACTGCTACCTTATATGGGACGACGACGGCAACGGATTCGCCGTCGATCCGGGCGGCCCTGCGCAGGAGGTCGTCGACTTCGTCAGCGCGCACGGTATAAAGCTCGACATGGTTCTGCTTACGCACGGGCACAACGACCATATAGCCGGAGTCGAATACCTCCGCGGCATGGCGGCGCGCGGCGTCGCGATACACGAGGACGACGCCGGCTGCCTCGAGGACCCGTCGAAGAACCTTTCCACTATGATGGGAGAGCTCATATCAGTGAATAAGCCGGACATGCTTCTGCACGACGGCGACAAGCTTACGGTCGGAAAGATGACTCTCGACGTGATACACACGCCCGGACACACGCCAGGCGGCATATCGGTCATCGTGAGCGACGGGGACGAGAAGATCATGCTCTCCGGCGACACGCTGTTCGCGCGCTCGATAGGCAGGAGCGACCTTCCCGGAGGCGATGAAGCCGCGCTTCTCGAGTCGCTGAAAAAATTCGAAGGGCTTCCCGACTGCATGAGGGTGTTCCCCGGACACGGGCCCGAGACCACGATAGGGGCGGAGAGGGCCCACAACCCCTTCTGGCCCAGATAG
- a CDS encoding LapA family protein — protein MKSYVLAIVLTMFLSALFAFQNIGDVNVKFIIWQWTLPQGVWEVALFSLGAAVMWFFSLFSVFEVRSKLKKQMKEKEGKIAALEQEKKAILDSVTAKSDAAAQEQKSAEQRSETAE, from the coding sequence TTGAAAAGTTACGTGCTTGCGATTGTGCTTACTATGTTTCTGTCTGCGCTGTTCGCCTTTCAGAATATCGGCGACGTCAATGTAAAGTTCATCATCTGGCAGTGGACGCTTCCGCAGGGGGTATGGGAAGTGGCGCTCTTCTCTCTCGGAGCCGCCGTCATGTGGTTTTTCTCTCTCTTCTCCGTGTTCGAAGTGCGCTCTAAGCTGAAGAAGCAGATGAAGGAAAAGGAAGGCAAGATAGCCGCGCTCGAGCAGGAAAAGAAGGCTATACTCGACTCCGTGACGGCAAAGTCGGATGCGGCCGCTCAGGAGCAGAAGAGCGCTGAACAACGCAGCGAAACGGCGGAATAG
- a CDS encoding rod shape-determining protein has translation MFKFKPNIFNHEIGIDIGTVNTVIYVKSKGVTIDEPSVIAVRNLNRKGQKEIIAFGAAAKKMIGRTPVGISTLRPLSHGVIADFEMTRHMIRHYMSRAGASGGVFSHPRVAVCVPASVTEVEKRAVVEVTLAAGAKEAFVVEEPLAAAVGIGLPINEAQGNMVVNMGGGTCEVAVMSLGGIVINQSLRVAGEALDEAIVSLLRQNYTLAIGESTAEEIKIAIGSVIPLEQELRMDVKGRDLVDGLPKVVTITSEEVRDAIEPVIVQIEDTIRTTLERTPPELVRDIVDQGIVLSGGTANLRGLNIRFADALNVPIHIAEQPLYSVALGLGKILETPRKPSEVSITLDNKPGA, from the coding sequence TTGTTTAAATTCAAACCGAACATTTTCAACCACGAGATAGGGATAGACATAGGGACAGTGAACACGGTCATCTACGTCAAATCAAAGGGCGTCACGATAGACGAGCCCTCGGTCATCGCGGTGCGGAACCTCAACCGCAAAGGGCAGAAGGAGATAATAGCATTCGGCGCCGCGGCGAAGAAGATGATAGGGCGCACGCCGGTCGGCATCAGCACGCTGCGTCCGCTTTCGCACGGGGTCATAGCCGATTTCGAGATGACGCGCCACATGATACGCCATTATATGTCGCGCGCCGGCGCGTCCGGCGGCGTATTTTCGCACCCGCGCGTCGCGGTCTGCGTGCCCGCGAGCGTGACAGAGGTCGAGAAGCGCGCCGTTGTAGAGGTGACGCTCGCGGCGGGAGCCAAGGAGGCCTTCGTCGTAGAGGAGCCGCTCGCCGCCGCCGTAGGCATAGGACTGCCCATCAACGAGGCGCAGGGCAATATGGTCGTCAATATGGGCGGCGGCACCTGCGAAGTCGCCGTCATGTCGCTCGGCGGCATCGTCATCAACCAGTCGCTGCGCGTCGCGGGCGAGGCTCTCGACGAGGCGATAGTCTCTCTTCTTCGTCAGAACTATACGCTCGCCATCGGCGAAAGCACGGCCGAGGAGATAAAGATAGCGATAGGCTCCGTAATCCCGCTCGAGCAGGAGCTGCGCATGGACGTAAAGGGGCGCGACCTCGTAGACGGGCTGCCGAAAGTCGTCACGATAACCTCCGAGGAGGTGCGCGATGCGATAGAGCCCGTCATCGTCCAGATAGAGGACACGATACGCACGACGCTCGAGCGCACGCCGCCTGAACTTGTGCGCGACATCGTGGACCAGGGCATCGTGCTCTCCGGCGGAACGGCGAACCTGCGCGGCCTCAACATACGCTTCGCCGATGCGCTGAACGTCCCTATACACATCGCGGAGCAGCCTCTCTATTCCGTCGCGCTCGGCCTCGGCAAGATACTCGAGACGCCGAGGAAGCCGAGCGAGGTCTCCATAACTCTCGACAACAAGCCTGGCGCGTAA
- a CDS encoding DHH family phosphoesterase, translating into MVVRCAKDSLNIHKQTEVSAQIAAKFNCSPFQASLLEMRGLTADVMPKEVENWLSPYLPMLLEKLDLGADNANAAALVRSLGASSNVVVYGDYDVDGISATAIAMELALSRGAHVRYFIPHRFNQGYGLHKDVAQIIAKRKCDLVIVVDCGTQDVESVEILKKNGIPVVIFDHHLVEGKRAESDTLVNPQICGDADAKRLCATAVLWCWIWQNELMPRRQLMKLLDVVALATIADCVSLSSSLNRALVREGIKSIRSKARPGLGLLMEQLGISASSIDTEDLAMRVIPCLNAAGRLYLADLAVEVLFPGNDLAGKVGKLIALNRKRRELSTKILEEVDGLAGEGFKYVLTNDGWSVGVLSSVASRICGDRNAPVALAASVGDSIMRGTLRMPAGGDAVGVLKQLAPLLNTWGGHRLAAGFSVKMENWREVREKMEEILSRVKVVGEKEELLYWNPANLDMKTWAEASALGPFGMDNPSPTLYAPYNGKMTLAPLGKGGKHVKVSLGPVSLLAFGAADMFSGGCGWLDGWVYKPRLDTWRNVTSLQFVLEKMVARDAKTD; encoded by the coding sequence TTGGTAGTACGCTGCGCTAAAGATTCTCTCAACATACACAAGCAGACCGAGGTGTCGGCACAGATAGCCGCCAAGTTCAACTGCTCGCCGTTCCAGGCTTCTCTGCTCGAGATGCGCGGCCTCACGGCGGACGTCATGCCTAAAGAGGTGGAGAACTGGCTCTCGCCCTACCTGCCGATGCTGCTTGAAAAGCTCGACCTCGGCGCGGACAATGCGAACGCCGCCGCGCTTGTGCGCAGTCTCGGCGCTTCCTCAAACGTTGTTGTCTACGGAGACTACGACGTCGACGGAATATCTGCCACCGCCATCGCTATGGAATTGGCACTGTCCCGCGGGGCGCACGTGCGGTATTTTATACCGCACCGCTTCAACCAGGGGTACGGACTGCACAAAGACGTGGCGCAGATCATCGCGAAGCGCAAGTGCGACCTTGTCATAGTCGTGGACTGCGGCACTCAGGACGTCGAATCCGTAGAAATATTAAAAAAGAACGGCATTCCGGTAGTCATATTCGACCACCATCTGGTCGAGGGAAAACGAGCCGAGAGCGACACTCTCGTCAACCCGCAGATATGCGGCGACGCCGATGCGAAGCGGCTGTGTGCGACCGCGGTGCTGTGGTGCTGGATATGGCAGAACGAGCTTATGCCGCGCCGCCAGCTTATGAAACTTCTCGACGTCGTGGCGCTCGCGACGATCGCCGACTGCGTTTCTCTGTCCTCTTCCCTCAACCGCGCGCTGGTGCGCGAGGGCATAAAATCGATCCGTTCCAAGGCTCGTCCCGGACTGGGCCTGCTGATGGAGCAGCTCGGCATCTCAGCTTCTTCCATCGACACGGAAGACCTCGCCATGCGTGTTATACCGTGCCTTAACGCGGCAGGAAGACTTTATCTGGCCGACCTCGCGGTAGAGGTTTTGTTCCCAGGCAATGATTTGGCCGGAAAGGTAGGCAAGCTCATAGCGCTGAACAGAAAACGCCGCGAACTCTCAACAAAGATACTCGAAGAAGTTGACGGTCTCGCCGGCGAAGGATTCAAGTACGTCCTGACAAACGACGGCTGGTCGGTAGGCGTGCTGAGCAGCGTGGCGAGCCGGATATGCGGCGACAGAAACGCTCCTGTGGCGCTCGCCGCATCCGTCGGAGACAGCATCATGCGCGGCACGCTGCGTATGCCCGCGGGCGGCGACGCCGTCGGCGTGCTGAAGCAGCTTGCACCGCTCCTCAACACATGGGGCGGACACCGCCTCGCCGCCGGCTTCAGCGTCAAGATGGAAAACTGGCGCGAGGTGCGCGAAAAAATGGAAGAGATACTCTCGCGCGTCAAGGTCGTCGGAGAGAAGGAAGAACTTCTCTATTGGAACCCCGCCAACCTCGACATGAAGACGTGGGCGGAAGCGTCGGCGCTGGGCCCTTTCGGCATGGACAACCCGTCGCCGACCCTCTACGCGCCATATAACGGAAAAATGACTCTCGCGCCGCTCGGCAAAGGCGGAAAGCACGTCAAGGTTTCGCTCGGCCCAGTGTCGCTGCTGGCCTTCGGCGCCGCAGATATGTTCAGCGGCGGCTGCGGCTGGCTCGACGGATGGGTGTATAAGCCGAGGCTCGACACGTGGCGCAACGTAACGTCGCTCCAGTTCGTTCTTGAAAAAATGGTAGCGCGGGACGCGAAGACTGATTGA
- a CDS encoding bifunctional (p)ppGpp synthetase/guanosine-3',5'-bis(diphosphate) 3'-pyrophosphohydrolase, giving the protein MEGYWGRIPEDQRVASLRLAWQDLWSKASLYLPKEDMKTIGETFVFSSEAHGSQRRYTGEPYIIHTVSVASILAGMEMDCETIVAALLHDVLEDTSVTGEQLKERFGEDVVTLVDGVTKLGKLQFKSVEEYQAENLRKMFVVMAKDIRVVLIKLADRLHNMRTISSHRREKQLSIARETLEIYAPLAHRLGIYQVKRELEDLSFRILDPEMYYDIKRRVRKKLPEREMIIKEAMDILSNKLKEEGIEASIKGRPKHFYSIYEKMRRKNLSLEQLYDLLALRVIVKTVGECYQVLGLVHTIWKPIPGLFDDYIANPKSNMYQSLHTTVVGPNGDPLEVQIRTKEMHFLAEYGIAAHWNYKEGGQKVDNLDKGLTWIRKALETSAEGRDSDAETPSGAQFMDNLKTDVLSSDVFVFTPKGKVVSVPNGSTSIDFAYAIHTEIGHKCVGTMINGRIAPMDQELQNGDIVRILTSPQGKPSRDWLKIAKSSRTRAKIKSWFRQQERQEREEKSKRGRELLEKEAARRSPGVENPLEPITPQLAHIARELGYASLDELVIAVGSGSHSPSSILGRVTPETPKAQPLEQPAAAQPQQRKEADSEIVVDGAQGVLVTLAQCCRPIPGDAITGVVTQSHGISVHRKDCANLEKSDPGKRVSVSWGMPKNTRYTARLKIEGADKPSLLADIVQAVTVMDGLITNVKASLVNNTRTRVVADLQVKDLEHLYRIIAKLNNISGILEVTRG; this is encoded by the coding sequence ATGGAAGGCTACTGGGGACGCATCCCCGAAGATCAGCGCGTCGCCTCGCTGCGCCTAGCGTGGCAGGACCTGTGGAGCAAGGCGTCGCTCTACCTGCCTAAGGAGGACATGAAAACGATAGGCGAGACCTTCGTATTTTCCTCCGAGGCCCACGGCAGCCAACGCCGCTACACTGGCGAGCCCTACATAATACACACAGTCAGCGTCGCTTCGATACTCGCCGGCATGGAGATGGACTGCGAGACGATAGTCGCGGCGCTTCTCCACGACGTGCTTGAGGATACGAGCGTCACCGGAGAGCAGCTAAAGGAGCGTTTCGGCGAGGACGTCGTAACGCTCGTAGACGGCGTCACGAAGCTCGGCAAGCTCCAGTTCAAATCCGTCGAGGAATACCAGGCCGAAAACCTGCGCAAGATGTTCGTCGTAATGGCGAAGGACATCCGCGTCGTGCTCATCAAGCTCGCGGACCGCCTTCACAATATGCGTACGATATCTTCACACCGCCGCGAAAAGCAGCTTTCGATAGCGCGCGAGACGCTGGAAATATACGCGCCGCTCGCGCACCGCCTCGGCATATATCAGGTAAAGCGCGAGCTCGAGGATCTCTCTTTCAGAATACTCGACCCGGAAATGTATTACGACATCAAGCGCCGCGTGCGCAAAAAGCTGCCCGAGCGCGAGATGATAATAAAAGAGGCCATGGACATCCTCTCCAACAAGCTCAAGGAGGAAGGCATCGAGGCCTCGATAAAGGGCCGCCCGAAGCATTTCTACAGCATTTACGAGAAAATGCGGCGCAAGAACCTTTCGCTCGAACAGCTCTACGACCTTCTCGCGCTGCGAGTCATAGTCAAGACCGTCGGCGAATGCTATCAGGTGCTCGGCCTGGTTCATACGATATGGAAGCCGATTCCTGGCCTTTTCGACGACTATATAGCCAACCCTAAGAGCAATATGTACCAGTCGCTGCATACGACGGTAGTCGGCCCGAACGGAGATCCGCTCGAAGTGCAGATAAGGACGAAAGAGATGCACTTCCTCGCCGAGTACGGCATCGCCGCCCACTGGAACTACAAGGAGGGCGGGCAGAAGGTCGACAACCTGGACAAGGGGCTCACGTGGATACGCAAGGCGCTCGAGACCTCCGCCGAGGGACGCGACAGCGACGCGGAGACGCCGAGCGGCGCGCAGTTCATGGACAACCTCAAGACAGACGTGCTCTCGAGCGACGTATTCGTCTTTACGCCTAAAGGCAAGGTCGTCTCGGTGCCGAACGGCTCCACCTCGATAGACTTCGCCTACGCGATACACACGGAGATAGGGCATAAGTGCGTCGGCACTATGATAAACGGGCGCATAGCGCCTATGGATCAGGAGCTCCAGAACGGCGACATCGTCCGCATATTGACGTCGCCGCAGGGCAAACCTTCGCGCGACTGGCTGAAGATAGCGAAGTCGAGCCGCACGCGCGCGAAGATCAAATCGTGGTTCCGCCAGCAAGAGCGTCAGGAACGCGAGGAAAAATCCAAGCGCGGCCGCGAGCTTCTGGAAAAGGAGGCCGCGCGCCGGAGTCCCGGGGTCGAGAACCCTCTCGAGCCTATAACGCCGCAGCTCGCCCACATAGCGCGCGAACTTGGATACGCAAGCCTGGACGAGCTCGTGATAGCGGTCGGCAGCGGCAGCCACTCTCCGTCGAGCATACTTGGGCGCGTGACGCCCGAGACGCCGAAGGCCCAGCCTCTGGAACAGCCCGCCGCCGCGCAGCCGCAGCAGCGCAAGGAGGCGGACTCCGAAATCGTCGTGGACGGCGCGCAGGGTGTTCTAGTCACTCTCGCGCAGTGCTGCCGCCCTATTCCTGGCGACGCGATAACGGGCGTCGTAACGCAGAGCCACGGCATTTCCGTACACAGAAAAGACTGCGCGAACCTGGAAAAGAGCGACCCGGGGAAAAGGGTATCAGTCTCATGGGGTATGCCTAAGAACACGCGCTATACGGCGCGGCTCAAGATAGAGGGCGCGGACAAGCCGTCGCTGCTCGCGGACATCGTCCAGGCCGTCACCGTGATGGACGGCCTCATCACGAACGTCAAGGCCAGCCTCGTGAACAACACGCGCACGCGCGTCGTCGCGGACCTTCAGGTGAAGGACCTGGAGCATCTGTACCGCATCATCGCGAAGCTGAACAATATATCCGGAATACTAGAGGTTACCAGGGGGTAG